A stretch of Kyrpidia spormannii DNA encodes these proteins:
- a CDS encoding helix-turn-helix domain-containing protein — protein MNNFVVNLSVGYSHIFSSLKPVRVKLRKEPSFLFNEQYISSLKQMLNYSERIFDEQTDVAALKLSFDSWFYRITADGFLEYAYNPDILVSISEASEQLGVSRTMIYKYIDRGLEVVGEKGRQKIPKFMLDAWKNPAVAVQMQWIYQIKREKAKCR, from the coding sequence TTGAACAATTTTGTGGTCAATTTATCGGTTGGGTATTCACATATTTTTTCATCTTTAAAACCGGTACGAGTGAAACTCAGAAAGGAGCCAAGTTTTCTTTTCAACGAGCAGTACATTTCTTCGTTGAAGCAGATGTTGAATTACTCCGAGAGAATCTTTGATGAACAAACGGATGTGGCAGCGCTCAAGCTGTCTTTTGACTCTTGGTTTTACAGGATAACGGCAGATGGTTTTTTGGAATATGCCTACAATCCAGACATCTTGGTAAGTATTTCAGAGGCGTCCGAACAATTGGGCGTGTCCAGAACGATGATATACAAGTACATTGATCGGGGGCTGGAAGTCGTCGGAGAAAAAGGGAGACAAAAAATCCCAAAGTTCATGCTTGATGCATGGAAAAATCCCGCTGTAGCGGTGCAAATGCAATGGATTTATCAAATTAAGAGAGAGAAGGCAAAGTGTCGATGA
- a CDS encoding type II toxin-antitoxin system death-on-curing family toxin produces the protein MNINHLTAEDIREIHVEALRLYGGTPGEHEPGSIELMAEKPAMELFGHEQYPGLFLKAAVYFEGFATRQFFVDGNKRTAYLCAATFLRLNGYCIIVSDDELYHFSLDVANKKVNLDDIARWLETHSEPCSNPLPDE, from the coding sequence TTGAATATCAACCACTTGACTGCCGAAGATATCCGGGAAATACATGTCGAAGCACTGAGATTGTATGGTGGAACACCAGGGGAACATGAACCAGGGTCTATTGAGTTGATGGCGGAGAAACCGGCTATGGAACTCTTCGGCCACGAACAATACCCTGGTTTGTTTTTGAAAGCTGCTGTATATTTTGAAGGATTTGCTACACGCCAGTTTTTCGTTGATGGAAACAAGCGAACTGCTTATCTGTGTGCTGCTACATTTTTACGGTTGAATGGATATTGCATTATAGTTTCCGATGATGAACTCTATCATTTTTCATTGGATGTCGCCAACAAGAAAGTGAATCTGGACGACATTGCCCGCTGGCTGGAAACACATAGTGAGCCATGTAGTAATCCTCTTCCTGACGAGTGA